The DNA region CGCGTGGCTAAtcgttttattttcgttttcgtgGCGGGGAGAAAATTATGGAAGGTTGCTATTTATGGgcatttcttttacaacagcTCCTGACATTTGCCCCCCCGGATGGATGCGCTGGAATAATGCGTGTTACTACTTTGCAAATGATTCTGTCTCAAGCCGGGTCACATGGCAAGACGCTCGACAGGCATGTCAGAGAATCCGTGGAGGAGACCTTGCCAGTATTCACAGTGCTGCGGAGAACGACTTTATAACACGCCATGTCTCAGGGTAAGAGCGGTCCAACTCCCTTTCTGAATTCTCACCAAATATGAAGAAGtcgaaaaacttaatttttggAAGGGGGGTGGGTAAATGTGTCCTTGCAAGGGAGTGTACCGCTGGATATTGCGTAAAAGACTGTTGCAGCATTTTAGCAATCACTGGGAAAAGGGCAACCTAGTTTCACTGTGTGCAACGCTTACTGCTTAAACCGGAAAACGTTGCGAGACACATTAATCTTATACTTGTGCGAAAGAATGGGCCTAAGAACAAATGTTTATTGTTGTCAGATGATTTCTTTGTGTTCAATTGACTATTAAATGAGTTTTATTccatttttacttaaaaaatattgttgatCTCATTGCGTTGAAATCTATATTAATTAATCGTAAACCTATCTCCCAACTCAACCAACATttgagtttgttttgaaaatcgtGCATGGAGAAAAGTCATGCACTGTCGCATTGAATGATTccgaaaatatgattttttggTTATGACCTGACTCAGTTCGTGCGTTCCATCGTACAACTCTCAGTGCAAGCGCAATTATTCAGCTGTATTTTatcattaataaaataatagtctttatgattattttttaattattcttatCATCAATTTTATTATGTAGTATTTGTTGGATTGGACTTAATGACCTCAGAGCAGAAGGCAATTTCCAATGGTCGGATGGATCatcatttgtttacaaaaactaTAGCAACAACGAACCAAATGATATCCATGGCCAAGAAGACTGTATAGAAATAAATTGGTGGTCAAATGGTTGGAATGACTTAAATTGCGGTAGGACCCTGTGTTACGTCTGCAAGCAGACCAAGGGTAAGTTACCCACAGTATGCCAGCTGATATGTAAAACTTATCACATTTTAGGCtgatacattattttgtttttcactctccGTAGTCACTGTAATGAGAAGTCAATTGTTCGTGTCAAATTTCTATCCCAAGCATGTACGAACCTCACCGCAAGCCCTTACTGAAAACTtaaccctaagatcagtatgcatattctccatactgttctctacaaatttcctaaggtgctgatagggagaatttatttaaaagtcaAGAGCctcttagttggtgatcatttcctttattcccttCCCGTGACTATGATATttgtttcaggggtgatattcaagggagaaattagctgctagtccatgttagggtgaaaaggaTTTAAGTGCTATTGAGAACAATTTTAGCTTTGACGTTTGATTTCATAAACGAATATTCAAGGCAACGTCACTGATCACAAGGTAATCTGTTTTATAACTAGGCTTCCTAATATCTTAAACTTGGGTTGATTATGCTGGGTCTGTAGTGTATTTTGGGAAAACAATTTCGTGAGCTTGTATTACTCGCAAGCATATTCTATCCTTTCACGAAGTTAATTGGTtcggaaaaattaagaaacataTTTCTAATATTGcttttttgcaacaaaatttggcaataaaatttggcaataaaatttggcaataaaatttggcaattaaaatttggcaaaaaataaaagctacAGATATTCATGATATTTACAGAGTCGCCGGTATATGTATGGTCTCTGACCACGTTCTCGGTGCCCTAGTCAACTCTCGCactatatttttacttttcacttgCCTTTCGCTACCGGGTACGTGACACCTTAATtcttttacttcactttttcTCCGACTTTCCAACCCGTCAAGATTTCCGCTTTCAAGCTGCAAACCTTGCGACGTCGTGTATATTTCATTTGTTAGCCCATTTAATTTTGAGAAGAATTTTCCAAAATCGAAAGAGATACGAGCCGATGACTCGAATTTCAAAGTGTGCAATGTTGTACCTAAAATTCATTTcgaaatactattttttttccgtTAGTTTGAGGGAAAttagaatttttcaaaacttgtcATTTAATTCCATATGCTTGTTATTCCGGCCCCTTCATAGTTGCCTCGGAGCATTGCTTCGCTAGAGATACTCATTTAAAGTAACAGATGCGATCACAATACTGCCCGTCTGAATCAAAATATtccataatttgtttttgtcagaAAGTGACGGctgattaaaagagaaattctgcaCTGGCTATGTACTAAACGATATTTTTATGATGTGATTCACAGACGCCATCATACCAGAATCAAATGTGAACTCTTGGGCTTTAGAACCAAGTAAGTATTATCGACATTAGTTAGAGACACTAAACCTTTTGTTATCAATATTGTTTATTGTTAATATGTTTGTGTTTGTAAACAAGAGCCAGAATGCTTAGTTGCTACTTTTGGTTTTCAATTGTCGGAATATCTTAGATGAAAGAGGTATTGTACATAAAAGTTTTCCGATCATCTCAGATTTAGCTGATTCAGGAATGAACACCAAATTTTAAGGAGTTTAATCTTCCAAGAAGATTTTGTCGCAAATGTATTAATATTCAAGCGGTAAAAGACATTTTCTGTGTTAACCTAGCCAAAAAGGAAGTTGGAAAGCAGGAAGCTGACGTCGCAACATGCTCTAGTCTAAACACACTATCGACCAATGAGAGCGCGCGTACCGTCTTAAATATTTTACGGTGTTGAATACTCCCTAGAACAATGTTTAATGAAGTGAGGCAGAAAATTGTTTAGCTATGATTATCCAGGTGGTTAACACAGTAAAAACGCGTTTCAACTTATTAGACTTCTACTGGCCACCAACTTGCAACACATTAAAGAAAATGGACACGAAGTCTGACGCCTAGATTACTTGGTCAATCAACCAAGTGCACGCGCCTTAAGttcaaagaaagaacaaaaaagagaaaaatgcgCTGTATCAAGAAACAAATTGTAGCTTATTCAATCCAAAGAGTAAAACATCATTATTTACCTTAATGTTACTGTGGCCTTGAGAAATCATATTTGTGTCTGAGCAGTTTACATATACAATAAAGTTATTAGTtagaaaaaagtcaaaacgccGTAAAGCTGTTTTGAGAGAATAGCAAGCCTTAATAATTTAGGTGCGCTCGACGGCtgtaaaaaacaacaacaacaacaacgaacaaacaaacaaacaactgtGAAGTTCGTTTTCGATATACGCGCGAAGCGTGAAATTGTGTGCAGTTACGATGCGAAATGTGGTACTACAAGACTTCAAGGCCCCGATCCAACTTTGAACTTTTCATGCATTGAAATTTACCTCCTTACTGAGTTCATAAGTAGAAAGATGCTTGAGTCGATGAAGCTGAACATTAGTTTTGGTTGACCCAAGAATTTTGTGCGAGTGGCACACACGAAATTCTGACTGTAGAGCAACTTCTATGCAAACGAAGTTTTTTTATGAGCCAAACATAATGCACGAAAGATTACTTCGCGTCCCATAATTCTCTTCTCTTACTGTATAGCATCAGTTCGACATATTAAGTTTAACAATATATTCTTCTGCAGAACTTTCTCTTTTAACTCCATTCAAATAGGTATTTCAGTTTGGTACATGAGAGGTTTGAGACGGGCCAAGgtgattgttttttctttgttatttataaGCCCTTGGACGATGTGAGGATGGCTGGGTAAACTATGAAAAGAGCTGTTACCGCAGCGTGTCAGATCCTCTTCTTTCTTGGCAGAAAGCAAGGGATGTTTGTCGAGAAGGAAATAACACCAGTATGCATGGAGACCTTGTTACAGTCGATAATCAGTAAGTATTATAtatttaatcataaccattacaatttcctcaaacgcgattggtgcattagctgctttatttttcattatacATTCTGTAGAGCTGTAATCGAACAGTGCAATCGGACAGTTGACTGTAATCGGATAGTGTATTGGACAGTTGAAGTAGTCAATCATACTACGTCCTCTCAGCCAAATCCACTAATcacagaataaaacaaaataaccatagcaacagccacttatcctaaaaaaaattgaggaatttccaaaatggagaaatttctttatttagacattgtctctaccaaagatatttgacctaaatgGATTTGTTGTCTTCGGAAATTGAAACGGTTATGATTAATgggtaacaggacttcttgtcatccaattctgtctgtattcatactcgtgattgacaaattacagagcaaattggactccactcagtcctttTACTTAGTCCTAGTACCATTATTAAACTTACAAGTTACGCGTTTATATCACAGCTCTAGTGTGAGCCTTTTACGGTTGTTTATTTTAGCTCGTCTCTTTCCTCTTTTATGTCGAAAACTTACTGTAACgcagtgttttgttttgtttcgagATGAGGTGTGCTCGAGGCTTATCGGGTAATGTTCTTATGATAAGCTGTCACTTTTGTACAATCTTTGCTGAAAGTAGAATATAACTCTAATTCCTGGAATCGGTTTACTGTCACGTCGCCCTGAAGTCCTAATTGGCACCCACAGATATTGTAATTGTCTAACGGGAAAAATTGCATCCTTACCCTCTTGTCCAGAGGTGACTTTGTACCTGGCTGATAATCAATCAGTTTTCAATGAAGTCTACAAGTCCTCAGCTTCTACGTTCGCTATGAATGATCGACTAAAAAGGTCCGAAGTAAAAAAACGAAGGAATGGTAAGGGGCTAGCTTTGTTGGTTCAGTTGGGTTGCGGTCAGCTGAGTGTGTTGCTAATAGAAAACGGTCATATGTAAATTTCCTTCTGAGTTGAAAATAAACCTTTTCAAGGTACttctttgtttatgtttttatgATTGCGGCGTCGTTGAAGGAAGTTTTGCGCGGGTTAAAATGTCCTTGAGTGATTTTTCCTTCCTGTGAGTGGCTGGTTAAAGATATGTGCAGTCTAGGCTGGTGTTGAATGATGTGCCAGTGTTTCGTGAGAACCTTTTTAAGATTCGGTGTGGCCGGGTTGTGATTGGTAACAAACGGTGAAAGTTCTTTCgccttctttgttttgttacaaaggGTCTTTGTTCTGTCGGAGAACTGATCTTCAGTTTGGATTTTATGAACGAGCGTCGTAGGATAGCCTCTGTTACAGAGTCTTTGCTTGAGATCtcgtttatttttatcaaaattctccTTTATTGAGTTGGTCATTAAAAGACTTAATGCCTCTCCTTTGATAAAACCCTTTTTCGTATTAAAGGGGTGGCAGGATGAGAAATGTGTATATTGAAGTGTTTTAGTGGGTTTAAAATGGGTTTGTGAATCGAGAATTTTAAGAGTTGAAAGACGTGGTCCTTTGAATATCTCTGTGTCGAGAAAAACAGCGTGTTCGGGTGACATTTCACAAGTAAACTTGACTGTGGGGTGGAACAAGTTGGCGAAGTCtacaaaaatagaaatttccTCCATTGGGATGTTCCACAGAGAGAATATGTCATCGATTAACCTTTTCCAAACGAATGATTTAAGTAGACTAGCGGCTAACAGTCGTTTTTAAAGGTCCGCCATGAAAATAACGGAAAAAGCGACTGCCATTTTAGTTCCCATAGCGATCCCGTGAGGTTGTACGAAGTGTTCAGacattctttgtttccttttatgatgaaaaaaaaaaaagaatagaaatatCAGGTAATCAAAGAATTGGCATTTGATAAGAAATCGTTCTAAACCACCTTGATTCATATTGCTTTCTCCGAGGCTGCCAtgctttttggtttgtttttaaactttcaggTATTTTCAAAGATGTGATTGGCGATAAAATAATTGCATTTGCCCTTAAGAACGTGCTCGTTTCAACTAATGTTCAATCAATCATTAACCCCGCTTTTCGCACACTCTTTTGCATGGGCATGACCAGACTATGAAGTAACGTGGACGGCAAACTACAGTTAACAATTGTAAGACTAAGTTTATTTACCGAAgctaaaacaaactaaaagagGTTtggcttttcattttccaggcaAGAACAGGCATTCTTGAATACTGTCGTTCGAGAAAACAGCACTAATTTTTGGATTGGCTTTAATGACTTGATCTGGGAGGGCACATTCTTCTGGACAGATAACAGTCCTATCAGATACACCAACTGGAATGTCAATGAACTTTCAAAAAATAACCCGTCCATGGATTGCGTACTCATGAATCCTCATAAAGATGAAGGAAGATGGAGGACTGCCTCATGTAGTCAGAGATACGGGTTCATCTGTGAGGCAGgtttgtgaagaaaaaaatgattttatgaacTGGCCATAAAGTACACAACCATCGAGGAAAAATGTTCACACaaaataagttaatttaaagATGTCAAATTAACGTAGGGAAAGAGGGAAATCTGACTTCCAAGTGAGAATTTGAACCCAACATCTCCGATGACGAGTCGGATGTTGTATCttcaagctttgaaaaaaaatcggtGTGATAGGCCTTGTGCAACGTTGGGGTCATAGGTGACAGATGTCGTAGGTTCTACTACGATCAGCCTCTGTAAGTGCGTCCTGTAGGCAAAGGAGGTACGTATGGTATGTTACATTAGAGCACTTTTTGATTGGGTGTCATGTaattaaaaccaaagcaatctcaAAAGCCGAACTGGCATAAGAAGAAACATATCACGGGGAGGCATATTATGCGaacttgaagtaaaaacaagcaaactgcatgaagcgcgggaaaacgagggtGACCAAGTCgaaatttgttttagttctgaATCTGActgaggtgtttttttttcacatagcgatgtaaagcaaaaacaaagcaatcccggGTTATTTTTTgccactcaattgaaaattgctctattcaCACGTAATTTATTGTCATGGCCACCGTGTTTTCTATAGTAAGGTGAggaatttttaacattataaAGCAAGGCtgaaagaaataactgtaaGGGAAATTTTCAGACGTGCAGATAACCATATATCTATaatctccttcgcagccgttgtttgttCTCGTCACACAACACCCTCTTTTCCACGTTGGAGAGAACACcattgtgtgacgagaccaaatgATGGTTGCGAAAGAGACTCTGCTTACAGCCGTTCCTCTAACAGAAAGGGAACCACAGTTACTcacctcaaaaatataatttcacgTAATTTTACAGCGAAAAGCAGACTGAAACTGTCATACCTCCAATATAACCTAACCAAAGACACATGGCGAACTTGTATAAGGGAAGATACACTAAGCAAGAGAAAATGATCATATTTCAAAGAAGgatccttgattggttgttacctatctggactttgccctctgtgtgtgaGATACGTGATAAAATACAGGTTGTTTACTGGAATTAACACGCGATTGAGTGAATTCCAGAGTAGCTAAAGCGAATTTCATTCCCAGAAAGAGTCAAAACGCGGGAGAATGCGTGGAAAATTCACTATCTGTAGCATAAagtttcatgtaaattttttccagtGGTGTCGGATAATGCGGttagaatacgtgataaaatgcaggttgtcTACAAGGAAATGGCATGTGATGGGGCGAAGTCTAATGTgacaaaatggaatttgattggtagaaTACATTTCAAGCAAGTGAACAATTGCCTcatgttcatgtagtgcaatgattgggtatgtcGTAATTGGACTTTGGATGATGTTTTCACAGTACGTGATGAAATTTAAGTTATTCGGCGTGTGCATTATGAGAAAAGGTGCGGAAAAAACACGTTTTATcagaaaaaattatacaataaaaataaatgtgaacCTTTCATATTCCGAAAAATTTCGACCTCACTCGAAGAGGCTCTTGAAAGGCACAAtcataaaacttttcaaatgagCCCAAGATTTCTGgttaatgtcattctttgtgcgCAGCCCcctgattccatgacatcatttacatgaaaacaatacccaaacgctgtgattggtgcatgatATGCAAAcgctgtgatatgattggtgcgacATACACACCCTTATGCGGCAA from Pocillopora verrucosa isolate sample1 chromosome 1, ASM3666991v2, whole genome shotgun sequence includes:
- the LOC136277445 gene encoding macrophage mannose receptor 1-like; the encoded protein is MILTLHLFKALIVCVPFVLVICEARNISESAPDICPPGWMRWNNACYYFANDSVSSRVTWQDARQACQRIRGGDLASIHSAAENDFITRHVSGICWIGLNDLRAEGNFQWSDGSSFVYKNYSNNEPNDIHGQEDCIEINWWSNGWNDLNCGRTLCYVCKQTKDAIIPESNVNSWALEPTLGRCEDGWVNYEKSCYRSVSDPLLSWQKARDVCREGNNTSMHGDLVTVDNQQEQAFLNTVVRENSTNFWIGFNDLIWEGTFFWTDNSPIRYTNWNVNELSKNNPSMDCVLMNPHKDEGRWRTASCSQRYGFICEADALPILTTLPPYDRLPGELFLYVVHLTLPTMI